A region from the Nocardioides exalbidus genome encodes:
- the trxA gene encoding thioredoxin — MANIAAVTDAEFEAQVLKSDKPVLVDFWAEWCGPCRQVAPILDELSTEHGEKITFLKMNVDENPVTPSSYRVTGIPTINVYQGGEVVKSIVGAKPKAALLKELEGLI; from the coding sequence GTGGCCAACATCGCCGCTGTGACCGACGCCGAGTTCGAGGCGCAGGTCCTCAAGTCCGACAAGCCCGTCCTGGTGGACTTCTGGGCGGAGTGGTGCGGTCCGTGCCGCCAGGTCGCCCCGATCCTCGACGAGCTCAGCACCGAGCACGGTGAGAAGATCACCTTCCTCAAGATGAACGTCGACGAGAACCCCGTCACGCCCTCGTCCTACCGCGTGACCGGCATCCCGACCATCAACGTCTACCAGGGTGGCGAGGTCGTGAAGTCGATCGTCGGCGCCAAGCCGAAGGCCGCGCTGCTCAAGGAGCTCGAAGGTCTCATCTGA
- a CDS encoding MarR family winged helix-turn-helix transcriptional regulator translates to MTEPTAVFDRVLMLAQLVQADLAHFEREQGLTTSRVHLLWVLGTTGPTTQQALADALDVTPRNVTGLVDGLVASGHVTREPHPTDRRATLVTPTDLGATTVDGLSRSHQQLAEQLFGDVPASRLTTFDGVLAATIERFAALMEAGGSAR, encoded by the coding sequence ATGACCGAGCCGACCGCAGTCTTCGACCGGGTCCTGATGCTCGCCCAGCTCGTGCAGGCGGACCTGGCGCACTTCGAGCGCGAGCAGGGGCTCACCACCTCCCGCGTCCACCTGCTCTGGGTCCTCGGCACCACCGGCCCCACGACGCAGCAGGCGCTCGCCGACGCGCTCGACGTCACTCCGCGCAACGTGACCGGCCTCGTCGACGGACTGGTCGCGAGCGGCCACGTGACCCGCGAGCCGCACCCCACCGACCGTCGCGCCACCCTGGTCACCCCGACCGACCTCGGTGCCACGACGGTCGACGGCCTGTCCCGCTCGCACCAGCAGCTCGCCGAGCAGCTCTTCGGCGACGTCCCCGCGTCCCGGCTGACCACCTTCGACGGGGTCCTGGCCGCGACGATCGAGCGGTTCGCCGCGCTGATGGAGGCCGGGGGGAGCGCGCGATGA
- a CDS encoding response regulator transcription factor, translating into MTAHPERLPTVAVLDNQQVVRDGVLAAIARHPEELVGGAAYASLDEVDLAAPGPDVLVLDLYLGRDDESVLEHIPALTGWAGVVVLHTAEEKPVPLRRAVALGVHGVVLKNDGTESLVDVVRRALEGDFVCSSVVAEALVSDERTTPRLTAREVEVLSNLRDGLTQRQVGSRLHVAEETVRAHLKSVRAKYMEAEREVTNTGSLVREAGRDGWI; encoded by the coding sequence ATGACCGCGCACCCCGAACGCCTCCCCACCGTCGCCGTCCTCGACAACCAGCAGGTGGTCCGCGACGGCGTGCTGGCGGCGATCGCCCGGCACCCCGAGGAGCTGGTCGGCGGGGCGGCGTACGCCTCCCTCGACGAGGTCGACCTCGCCGCCCCCGGCCCGGACGTGCTGGTGCTCGACCTCTACCTCGGTCGTGACGACGAGTCCGTGCTCGAGCACATCCCCGCCCTCACCGGGTGGGCCGGCGTCGTGGTGCTGCACACCGCCGAGGAGAAGCCGGTGCCGCTTCGCCGGGCCGTGGCCCTCGGCGTGCACGGCGTGGTGCTGAAGAACGACGGCACGGAGTCGCTCGTCGATGTCGTACGCCGGGCGCTGGAGGGCGACTTCGTCTGCAGCAGCGTCGTGGCCGAGGCGCTGGTCAGCGACGAGCGGACGACTCCGCGGCTGACCGCGCGCGAGGTCGAGGTGCTGAGCAACCTGCGCGACGGCCTCACCCAGCGGCAGGTGGGCTCACGGCTCCACGTCGCGGAGGAGACCGTGCGCGCGCACCTGAAGTCGGTGCGCGCGAAGTACATGGAGGCCGAGCGCGAGGTCACCAACACCGGCAGCCTCGTCCGCGAGGCCGGCCGGGACGGGTGGATCTGA